Part of the Oceanispirochaeta sp. genome is shown below.
CCTTCTGCTTTGAGCAGGACCATCCAGAGGATGGAGGATCAAATTGGGCAAAAATTGTTTTTCAGGGATAATCGGGGTGTCGTCCTCACTCCCGGGGGAATCCGGTTTTGTGAATATGCCCAGTCGGTTCTGGAAAGCTGGCAGAGTCTGCAGAATGATCTGACCGAAGAGAGCCGGGAAATTAAGGGAGACCTGGTTGTATACACTTCTGTCACAGGCTGTTATACCATCCTTCCCGAACTTCTTGAAAAGTGCCGGCAGACCTATCCCGGTATCCATATTAATCTGAAAACCGGGTCTGCCGCCGATGCGGTGGCTGTCGTATTAAGCGGTCTGGTTGATCTTTCCGTGGCGGCCGAACCTGATTCTCTTCCCGAAAATCTGGTGTTTCTGAATGTGACCAGCACCCCCCTGCAGCTTATCGCTCCTGCGAAGGAGTGTCACCTCACAGACAAGATGAATACTCCCGGTACCGCCTGGTATGATATGCCTCTTATCCTCCCCGAGAAGGGCCTGGCCCGTAAGAGGCTGGATCGCTTTTTCAAGACACGCCAGATTCAGCCTGAGATCTATGCGGAAGTGGACGGGAATGAAGCTATCATTGCCCTCGTCAGCCTGGGCTTTGGACTGGGCATCGTTCCATCATTAGTGAGAGAATTCAGTCTGATTCAGGATAAGATCCGGGTTCTGCCGGATGTTCCCGACCTGGAACCCTACCATGTGGGCATATGTGTTAATCGGCGCAAGAGTCAGACCCCCTTATTGCAGGCCTTTACTTCACTGATCACAAGCCTGGACGGAAAGGGGTCCTCTGCTCTCCCGGGACAAAAAGAATCATGATGGAAAACACAGACAGCAAAAGACTCCTGATTCTGAAAATACTCAGTGAGGATGATCAGCCCCTTTCCAGTCAGATCATCAAGGAACGCCTTCAGGAACGGGGTACAGCCCTCAGTGAAAGGACTGTCCGTTTTCATATGCTGGCACTGGACAAGGCCGGACTG
Proteins encoded:
- the ilvY gene encoding HTH-type transcriptional activator IlvY, translated to MDIRELQLFLKLSENLHYTKTSHLMAISPSALSRTIQRMEDQIGQKLFFRDNRGVVLTPGGIRFCEYAQSVLESWQSLQNDLTEESREIKGDLVVYTSVTGCYTILPELLEKCRQTYPGIHINLKTGSAADAVAVVLSGLVDLSVAAEPDSLPENLVFLNVTSTPLQLIAPAKECHLTDKMNTPGTAWYDMPLILPEKGLARKRLDRFFKTRQIQPEIYAEVDGNEAIIALVSLGFGLGIVPSLVREFSLIQDKIRVLPDVPDLEPYHVGICVNRRKSQTPLLQAFTSLITSLDGKGSSALPGQKES